One stretch of Miscanthus floridulus cultivar M001 chromosome 18, ASM1932011v1, whole genome shotgun sequence DNA includes these proteins:
- the LOC136522517 gene encoding probable LRR receptor-like serine/threonine-protein kinase At3g47570, translating into MSPGGVAWLLCAIIFIHFCCPLLAFSDENENDRQALLCFKSQLTDPAGVLLSWSNISMGFCKLHGVTCSTGSPRRVIALDLASQGITGTIPPCIANLSSLARLQLSNNSLRGGIPPELGLLNKLSNLNLSINYLQGIIPSAFGTIPELRILDLASNRLSGEIPPSLGSTLSLRYVDLGRNALTGRIPERLASSSTIQVLRLMSNSLSGELPKALFNTSSLIAICLQKNSFSGSIPPITANSPPVKHLHLGENYLSGTIHPSLGNLSSLVTLRIQYNNLAGGIPESLGHISTLQILNLNINNLSGPFPKSLFNMSSLTDLAVANNSLVGRLPSNIGYTLPNIQGLILSTNKFSGPIPSSLLTAYQLERLYLADNRLTGLMPYFGSLPNLEAVDVSYNMLEAGDWEFVSSLSNCSKLTQLMLDGNNLQGNLPSSIGNLSSNLQSLWFRNNRISGPIPPEIGNLRSLSILFMDYNMFTGNIPPTIGNLHDLVVLAFAQNRLSGPIPEIIGNLVQLTDIKLDGNNLSGRIPASIGSCTQLQILNLAHNSLNGTIPSRIFKISSLSEEFDLSNNYLTGGIPEEVGNLINLEKLSITNNMLSGYIPSAIGMCVALEYLEMRDNFFEGSIPQTFVNLRSIEEIDISKNRLSGNIPDFFENLSYLHQLNLSFNSFSGAVPSGGIFGNASAVSIEGNDELCTRVLTGGVSLCPAMDNRTRKHTSLVQVIEIVIPIVAVVIITCFCLVTFFWRKKIQVKKYLQHHKEHKENITYKDIEKATDMFSSANLIGSGSFGMVYKGKLKLEEDQVAIKIFNLSTYGAHRSFLAECEALRNIRHRNLVKIITLCSSVDPTGADFKAIVYPYMLNGNLDMWLHPRVHEHSETKTLTFFQRINVALDVACALDYLHNQCAYPLIHCDLKPSNILLDLDMAAYVSDFGLARILYARSDAFQDSSTSLACMKGSIGYIPPEYGMSREISTKGDVYSFGVLLLEMLTGYRPTDEKLKDGISLQDFVGQSFPNNIYEIVNPVMVQDSINAAKVMQNCILPLVKIGLSCSMASPKERPGMDEVCNKILTIKHILSKMHSSS; encoded by the exons ATGTCACCTGGTGGTGTTGCTTggcttctttgtgccatcatatTCATACACTTTTGCTGCCCACTGCTAGCGTTCTCTGATGAGAATGAAAATGATCGACAAGCACTCCTCTGCTTCAAGTCCCAACTCACAGATCCAGCCGGAGTTTTGTTGTCTTGGAGCAACATATCCATGGGATTCTGCAAGCTGCATGGGGTCACTTGCAGCACAGGGTCACCTCGCCGTGTTATTGCGCTAGACCTCGCATCACAAGGCATCACAGGTACCATACCACCTTGCATCGCCAACCTGAGCTCCCTGGCAAGGCTGCAGCTGTCAAACAATAGCCTCCGTGGTGGTATACCGCCAGAGCTCGGCCTCCTCAACAAACTCAGCAACCTGAATCTCAGCATCAACTATTTGCAAGGTATTATCCCCTCTGCTTTTGGAACCATTCCAGAGTTGCGAATACTAGATCTTGCTAGCAACAGGCTTAGTGGAGAGATACCACCATCTTTGGGCAGCACCCTTTCTCTCAGATATGTTGACCTTGGGAGAAATGCTCTCACCGGTAGAATCCCAGAGCGCCTAGCGAGCAGTTCAACAATCCAAGTTCTTAGGCTCATGAGCAACAGTCTTAGCGGTGAGCTCCCAAAGGCTCTCTTCAATACCTCGTCGCTTATTGCCATTTGCCTCCAAAAGAACAGCTTTTCTGGCTCTATACCACCTATAACTGCCAACTCTCCCCCTGTTAAACATCTTCATCTAGGGGAGAACTATCTTTCAGGGACAATTCACCCCTCACTAGGGAACCTTTCCTCCCTAGTAACCCTTCGTATTCAATATAACAATTTAGCTGGGGGCATACCAGAGAGCCTAGGTCATATTTCAACACTACAAATACTAAACTTAAATATAAACAATTTGTCAGGGCCTTTTCCAAAATCTCTCTTCAACATGTCCTCCTTGACAGATCTCGCTGTGGCAAATAACTCCCTTGTCGGAAGATTGCCCTCCAACATTGGCTACACGCTCCCAAACATCCAGGGATTAATCCTGTCAACAAACAAGTTTTCCGGTCCAATCCCATCATCTCTGCTCACTGCATACCAACTAGAACGGCTTTACCTAGCAGACAACAGGCTAACAGGGCTCATGCCGTACTTTGGGTCATTGCCAAATCTGGAGGCAGTAGATGTGTCATACAACATGCTAGAAGCAGGTGACTGGGAATTTGTCTCTTCACTCTCAAATTGCTCCAAACTGACCCAACTGATGCTTGATGGCAACAACCTCCAAGGGAATCTGCCAAGTTCCATTGGAAACCTTTCCAGTAATCTCCAGTCACTGTGGTTTAGGAACAACAGAATTTCTGGGCCTATACCACCAGAGATAGGTAATCTGAGGAGCCTCAGTATTTTATTCATGGATTACAATATGTTCACTGGAAATATACCACCAACAATTGGAAACTTGCACGACTTGGTCGTTCTAGCATTTGCACAAAATAGACTCTCAGGCCCAATCCCTGAAATTATAGGTAATCTTGTTCAGCTGACTGATATTAAATTGGATGGAAACAACTTGAGTGGAAGAATACCTGCAAGTATAGGAAGTTGCACTCAACTTCAAATACTCAATCTTGCACACAACTCGCTAAATGGGACTATACCAAGTAGAATCTTCAAAATTTCTTCGCTTTCTGAAGAATTTGACTTGTCAAATAATTACTTGACTGGAGGAATACCAGAGGAAGTTGGCAATCTCATTAATCTGGAAAAACTTAGCATCACAAACAACATGTTGTCTGGCTACATTCCATCCGCTATTGGCATGTGTGTGGCTCTTGAGTATCTAGAGATGCGAGACAACTTCTTTGAAGGAAGCATTCCACAGACTTTTGTGAATTTGAGAAGCATCGAGGAGATTGACATTTCTAAGAACAGATTGTCTGGAAACATCCCAGATTTCTTCGAAAACTTGAGTTATCTGCATCAACTCAATTTATCCTTCAACAGTTTTAGTGGAGCAGTTCCAAGTGGTGGTATTTTTGGCAATGCTAGTGCAGTTTCAATTGAAGGAAATGATGAACTGTGTACAAGAGTTCTGACAGGAGGTGTGTCTCTTTGTCCAGCAATGGATAACAGGACAAGGAAACACACGTCACTGGTACAAGTCATAGAGATAGTAATACCAATTGTTGCTGTTGTTATAATCACTTGCTTCTGTCTCGTGACATTCTTTTGGAGGAAGAAAATTCAAGTAAAGAAATATTTGCAGCACCACAAAGAGCACAAGGAAAACATAACATACAAAGATATTGAAAAGGCAACAGATATGTTCTCTTCTGCTAACTTAATTGGCTCTGGTTCATTTGGAATGGTTTATAAGGGCAAGCTGAAGCTTGAGGAAGATCAAGTGGCTATCAAGATTTTTAACCTCAGCACATATGGGGCACATAGGAGCTTCCTTGCAGAGTGTGAAGCCCTCAGAAATATCCGCCACCGAAATCTTGTTAAAATAATTACTCTATGCTCCTCAGTGGATCCAACTGGAGCAGACTTCAAGGCCATAGTCTACCCATACATGCTGAATGGGAACCTGGATATGTGGTTACATCCGAGGGTCCATGAACACAGTGAAACAAAGACTCTGACTTTCTTTCAAAGAATCAATGTAGCATTGGATGTAGCATGTGCTTTGGATTACCTTCATAACCAATGTGCATATCCACTAATACACTGCGATTTGAAGCCAAGTAATATTCTTTTGGACCTTGACATGGCTGCATATGTCAGCGACTTTGGCTTAGCAAGGATATTATATGCTAGATCAGATGCATTTCAAGATAGTTCAACAAGTTTGGCTTGCATGAAAGGATCCATTGGATACATCCCACCAG AGTATGGCATGAGCAGAGAGATATCAACCAAGGGTGACGTTTATAGTTTTGGAGTGCTCCTGCTAGAAATGCTAACAGGGTATCGTCCGACTGACGAGAAATTAAAGGATGGTATAAGCCTGCAAGATTTTGTCGGTCAATCATTTCCAAATAATATCTACGAGATTGTCAATCCCGTCATGGTACAAGACAGCATCAATGCAGCCAAAGTGATGCAGAACTGCATCCTTCCATTGGTTAAAATAGGATTGTCCTGCTCCATGGCATCACCAAAAGAACGACCAGGAATGGATGAAGTTTGTAACAAGATCCTTACCATCAAGCATATATTATCAAAAATGCATTCTTCATCATAG
- the LOC136524144 gene encoding uncharacterized mitochondrial protein AtMg00810-like, giving the protein MQDEFSALLSNHTWDLVPRPSRSNVVTGKWVFKHKFKADGSLERYKARWVLRGFTQRPGIDYDETFSPVVKPATVRIVLSLAVSRKWPVHQLDVKNAFLHGHLSETVYCTQPSASSPDLRHRIIAALHREFSMKDLGELHHFLGMQVQRTASGLFLSQHRYMLDILEHAGMADCKSCATPVDINPKLSADGDPIFDATDYRSLAGALQYLTFTRPDIAYAVQQVCLHMHDPREPHLAALKRILRYVRGTLDLGLHIHASSQSDLVVYSDVDWAGCPDTRKSTSGYAVFPGDNLVSWSSKRQNTVSCSSTKAEYRVVANAHQRTKHIEIDLHFV; this is encoded by the exons ATGCAGGATGAGTTTTCAGCACTGCTTTCCAACCACACTTGGGATCTTGTACCACGCCCATCTAGATCCAATGTGGTGACTGGCAAGTGGGTCTTCAAGCACAAATTCAAGGCAGATGGTTCTCTCGAGCGCTACAAGGCACGCTGGGTTCTTCGTGGCTTTACTCAGCGCCCTGGCATTGACTATGATGAAACTTTTAGCCCTGTTGTGAAGCCCGCTACCGTCCGGATTGTTCTGTCTCTGGCTGTTTCTCGCAAGTGGCCGGTACACCAGCTCGATGTGAAGAATGCTTTTCTTCATGGGCATCTCTCAGAGACAGTGTATTGCACTCAGCCTTCAG CTTCTTCTCCAGACTTGCGTCATCGCATTATTGCAGCCCTACATCGTGagttttctatgaaggatttaggcGAACTTCATCATTTTTTGGGCATGCAAGTTCAACGCACTGCTTCTGGGTTATTCTTGTCACAACACCGGTACATGTTGGACATCTTGGAACATGCTGGTATGGCTGATTGCAAGTCGTGTGCCACTCCAGTTGATATCAACCCGAAGCTCTCTGCCGATGGTGATCCTATTTTTGATGCTACAGATTACCGTAGTCTTGCCGGCGCATTGCAGTATCTCACCTTCACACGGCCTGATATTGCTTATGCAGTACAGCAGGTGTGTCTACACATGCACGACCCGCGGGAACCTCATCTTGCAGCTCTGAAGCGGATTCTTCGCTATGTTCGTGGTACTTTGGACTTGGGCCTTCATATCCATGCCTCCAGTCAGTCTGATCTTGTGGTCTACTCAGATGTAGATTGGGCTGGTTGTCCTGACACTCGTAAGTCCACCTCGGGCTATGCTGTGTTCCCCGGTGACAACTTGgtctcctggtcctccaagcgccagAACACTGTCTCCTGCTCCAGTACTAAAGCTGAGTACCGTGTTGTAGCTAATGCG CATCAGCGTACCAAGCATATTGAGATCGATCTTCACTTCGTCTGA